In one Juglans regia cultivar Chandler chromosome 11, Walnut 2.0, whole genome shotgun sequence genomic region, the following are encoded:
- the LOC109018104 gene encoding uncharacterized protein LOC109018104, with product MEAKRMGMGIVIRDEEGEVLVSICDVRKHVVDPALAESWALWKALKICNELALSKVIFKGDAAAVINRINKDEEDQSWMGHILEDIKHVFKGKREWNVRFVPRDGNRVAHLLAKHALVLGEEKIWIEEGSYVICNAVLHDKNCNVLNDE from the coding sequence ATGGAGGCTAAAAGAATGGGGATGGGGATTGTAATTAGAGATGAGGAAGGGGAAGTGCTGGTGTCCATTTGTGATGTCAGAAAACATGTTGTAGATCCTGCTTTAGCTGAGAGTTGGGCATTATGGAAAGCTTTAAAAATATGCAATGAACTTGCTTTGTCAAAGGTGATCTTCAAAGGAGATGCAGCAGCTGTCATCAACAGGATCAACAAAGATGAGGAAGACCAGTCATGGATGGGGCATATTCTGGAAGACATCAAACATGTTTTTAAAGGGAAAAGGGAGTGGAATGTAAGGTTTGTGCCTAGAGATGGGAATAGAGTGGCCCATCTGCTAGCCAAACATGCTCTAGTTCTAGGTGAGGAAAAAATTTGGATTGAGGAGGGATCGTATGTAATATGCAATGCTGTATTGCATGACAAAAACTGTAATGTCCTGAATGATGAGTAA
- the LOC109018084 gene encoding uncharacterized protein LOC109018084 — MEEMETKWERLQLTEEEDQEVVVGDDILDELSEKGDRSLVGRVMVERSIGRGVIETTMAKVWRISKPASFREVRTNVFVITFATQADKERVWVGKPWLFDNCLMVLNMYDGLTQPDALSFATERFWVQLHDLPFACMNRDCGMQIGGVIGKVINVDTNTEGCGWGKYF; from the coding sequence ATGGAAGAGATGGAAACGAAGTGGGAGAGGCTACAACTTACGGAGGAAGAAGATCAGGAGGTTGTGGTgggtgatgatattttagatgAACTGAGTGAAAAAGGGGATAGGAGTCTGGTGGGAAGGGTGATGGTAGAAAGAAGCATAGGGAGGGGAGTGATTGAAACAACTATGGCAAAAGTTTGGAGAATATCAAAACCTGCATCCTTTCGGGAGGTAAGAACCAATGTGTTTGTGATTACATTTGCAACGCAAGCTGATAAAGAGAGGGTCTGGGTTGGGAAGCCCTGGCTGTTTGATAACTGTCTGATGGTACTTAACATGTATGATGGATTGACTCAGCCAGATGCACTCTCCTTTGCTACAGAGAGGTTCTGGGTTCAACTCCATGACCTCCCTTTTGCTTGTATGAATAGAGATTGTGGTATGCAGATTGGAGGAGTGATTGGGAAGGTTATTAATGTGGATACCAATACGGAAGGGTGCGGTTGGGGCAAATACTTTTGA